From one Lolium rigidum isolate FL_2022 chromosome 4, APGP_CSIRO_Lrig_0.1, whole genome shotgun sequence genomic stretch:
- the LOC124649076 gene encoding salt tolerance receptor-like cytoplasmic kinase 1, giving the protein MGAQRFRFFCCGCGANAAASDMEVDEEADCVGTTVPEGGGKGADGTTRQLSWPQVERMTGGFTSAVVGEGGFSTVYLARLSGSLAAVKVHRSSERLHRVFRQELDTLLRVRHPHIVRLLGFCDQQDEGVLVLEFAANGNLHEKLHGGGKSGGALPWARRVTAALQVAQALEYLHDQCEPQVVHGDVKAANVLLDGAMSAKLCDFGSARMGFSAAVRPRASAHTMLGSPGYVDPHYIRSGVVTKKTDVYSFGVLLLELLTGVEAFCPVEGRLLTAVLAPRLKAPCDARMLVDERLGSAYDAAEASAVAALAASCVGHNPSLRPSMADVVRTLEQSARGSILAAGNGHGKL; this is encoded by the exons ATGGGGGCGCAGAGGTTCAGGTTCTTCTGCTGCGGCTGCGGGGCCAATGCGGCCGCCAGCGACATggaggtcgacgaggaggctGACTGCGTCGGGACTACGGTGCCCGAGGGAGGAGGCAAAGGGGCCGACGGGACGACGCGGCAGCTGTCGTGGCCGCAGGTGGAGCGGATGACGGGCGGGTTCACCTCCGCCGTGGTGGGCGAGGGCGGCTTCAGCACCGTCTACCTCGCGCGCCTCTCCGGCTCCCTCGCCGCCGTCAAGGTCCACCGCAGCAGCGAGCGCCTCCACCGCGTCTTCCGCCAGGAGCTCGACACGCTCCTCCGCGTCCGCCACCCGCACATCGTGCGCCTCCTCGGCTTCTGCGACCAGCAAG ACGAAGGCGTGCTTGTGCTGGAGTTCGCGGCGAACGGGAACCTGCACGAGAAGCTGCACGGCGGGGGCAAGTCCGGTGGCGCGCTGCCGTGGGCGCGGCGGGTGACCGCGGCGCTGCAGGTGGCGCAGGCGCTGGAGTACCTGCACGACCAGTGCGAGCCGCAGGTGGTGCACGGCGACGTGAAGGCGGCCAACGTGCTCCTGGACGGCGCCATGTCCGCCAAGCTCTGCGACTTCGGGTCGGCGCGGATGGGTTTCTCGGCGGCGGTGCGGCCGCGGGCGTCGGCGCACACCATGCTGGGGTCCCCGGGGTACGTGGACCCGCACTACATCCGGTCGGGGGTGGTGACCAAGAAGACGGACGTGTACAGCTTCGGGGTGCTGCTGCTGGAGCTGCTCACGGGCGTCGAGGCCTTCTGCCCCGTCGAGGGCCgcctcctcaccgccgtcctcgcgccGAGGCTGAAGGCACCCTGCGACGCAAGGATGCTCGTCGACGAGCGGCTCGGCAGCGCGTACGACGCCGCCGAGGCCTCCGCGGTGGCGGCGCTCGCCGCGTCGTGCGTCGGGCACAACCCCAGCCTCCGCCCGTCCATGGCGGACGTGGTGCGCACGCTGGAGCAGAGCGCGCGCGGGTCCATCCTCGCCGCCGGGAACGGCCACGGGAAGCTGTGA